From the genome of Minwuia thermotolerans:
CGGCTCAGCAAGCGTCGCCTGAAGCGCGGCGTGTTCCATTCGCTGGTCGACCTGCAGGCCGCCATCAATCGCTTCGTCGCCGAGCACAACCAGGAGCCCAGGCCGTTCGTCTGGACCGCCGATCCCGACAGGATCATCGAAGCCGTCAAACGCGGGCACCAAGAGTTAGATTCGCTCCACTAGAAGAACGCCTGGATGCCGGTCTGGGCGCGGCCCAGGATCAGCGCGTGGACGTCGTGCGTGCCCTCATAGGTGTTCACGGTCTCCAGATTGATGGCGTGGCGCAGCACGTGATATTCCTCGTGGATACCGTTGCCGCCGTGCATGTCGCGGGCCATGCGCGCGATATCGAGCGCCTTGCCGCAGGAATTGCGCTTGATGAGGGAGATCGTCTCCGGCGGGCAGCGGCCTTCGTCCTTCATCCGGCCGGCGGCGAGACAGGCCTGCAGGCCGATGGAAATCTCCGTCTGCATGTCCGCCAGCTTCTTCTGGACCAGCTGGTTGGCCGCCAGCGGGCGGTCGAACTGCTTGCGGTCGAGGACGTATTCCCGCGCCCGATGCCAGCAGAACTCGGCCGCTCCGAGCGCACCCCAGGCGATGCCGTAACGGGCGTTGTTGAGGCAGCTGAACGGCCCGCGCAGGCCCTGCACGTGGGGCAGCAGGTTCTCCTCGGGCACGAAGACGTTGTCCATGGCGATCTCGCCGGTGATCGACGCCCGGAGCGAGAGCTTGCCCTGGATCTTCGGCGCCGTGAGACCTTCCATGCCCTTCTCGAGCACGAAGCCGCGGATCTTGTCGTCGTCGGTCTTGGCCCAGACGACGAAGACGTCGGCGATCGGCGCGTTGGAGATCCACATCTTGGAGCCGCTGACGCGGTAGCCGCCGTCCACGGACTTCGCCCGGGTCTTCATGCCGCCGGGATCGGAGCCGTGATCGGGCTCGGTCAGGCCGAAACAGCCGACCCACTCGCCGCTCGCCAGCTTCGGAAGGTACTTCTCGCGCTGGGCCTCGGTGCCGAAGGCGTGGATCGGATGCATCACCAGCGAGGACTGCACGCTCATCATCGAGCGGTAGCCGGAATCGATGGCCTCGATCTCGCGCGCGATCAGGCCGTAGGTGGTGTAGTTGGTGCCGGCGCAGCCATAGCCGTCGATGGTGGAGCCGAGCAGGCCCAGTTCGCCCATCTCGTTGAAGATCGCGCGGTCGGTCTTCTCCTCGCGGAAGGCCTCGATGACCCGCGGCAGCAGCTTCTCGCGGGCGTATTTCCGCGCCATGTCGCGGACCATCACCTCGTCTTCGGTAAGCTGCCCGTCCAGGTCGAAGGGATCCTCCCAGTTGAAGCTCGCCTCGGGCTTCCGGGTCGGCGTGGTGTCCGCGTTCATGTCATTCACTCCCGTCCGGGCCGTCCTCAGTCGGGGACGACCGCCGTTGTCTCGATCTCGATCTTCGCGCGGTCCTCGACCAGCGCCGTGACTTCCACCAC
Proteins encoded in this window:
- a CDS encoding acyl-CoA dehydrogenase, coding for MNADTTPTRKPEASFNWEDPFDLDGQLTEDEVMVRDMARKYAREKLLPRVIEAFREEKTDRAIFNEMGELGLLGSTIDGYGCAGTNYTTYGLIAREIEAIDSGYRSMMSVQSSLVMHPIHAFGTEAQREKYLPKLASGEWVGCFGLTEPDHGSDPGGMKTRAKSVDGGYRVSGSKMWISNAPIADVFVVWAKTDDDKIRGFVLEKGMEGLTAPKIQGKLSLRASITGEIAMDNVFVPEENLLPHVQGLRGPFSCLNNARYGIAWGALGAAEFCWHRAREYVLDRKQFDRPLAANQLVQKKLADMQTEISIGLQACLAAGRMKDEGRCPPETISLIKRNSCGKALDIARMARDMHGGNGIHEEYHVLRHAINLETVNTYEGTHDVHALILGRAQTGIQAFF